From one Streptomyces sp. R41 genomic stretch:
- a CDS encoding DUF6624 domain-containing protein encodes MVPELAAALAGELVRRVDEERCLMRQARVDPTSRCRAALHECRGANAEALRTIVRRHGWPTADLVGAPASTAALMILLHAADLDFQLRCRDLIAQAAADGRCPALHHAYIADHCAVEEGRPQFYGTRVNPLTLRPYPIRRPQTLDERRRDVGLGPLDEQMRTLRDGG; translated from the coding sequence ATGGTCCCGGAACTCGCGGCGGCTCTCGCCGGAGAGCTGGTGCGCCGGGTGGACGAGGAGCGGTGCCTCATGCGGCAGGCGCGGGTGGACCCCACCTCGCGGTGCCGGGCCGCCCTCCACGAGTGCCGCGGGGCGAACGCCGAAGCCCTGCGGACGATCGTCCGCAGGCACGGCTGGCCGACCGCCGACCTGGTCGGCGCGCCCGCCTCGACGGCAGCCCTGATGATCCTGCTGCACGCCGCCGACCTCGACTTCCAGCTCAGGTGCCGCGACCTGATCGCCCAGGCCGCGGCGGACGGACGCTGCCCCGCCCTGCACCACGCCTATATCGCCGACCACTGCGCCGTCGAAGAGGGCCGGCCGCAGTTCTACGGCACCCGCGTCAATCCCCTGACCCTCCGCCCGTACCCGATCCGCCGGCCCCAGACCCTCGACGAGCGCCGCCGCGACGTCGGCCTGGGCCCGCTCGACGAGCAGATGCGGACACTGCGCGACGGCGGATGA
- a CDS encoding ATP-binding protein, whose translation MTASRAHRRGPSPSLAHDVHAPAHNVHAADDHAPASRARPAEAATIPASPLTPTSPLTPVTPVMPVSEAHLLRTTVPAHPSRAAGVRAMLAEHLTHLRLPPECLDNAVLATDELFANAVKHGSPDRGDMITVTIEYTEPELRVTVADRSPDLPRLRTADGAEESGRGLAIVAALADDWGTALPDPGCPGKKVWFTLVLQGMP comes from the coding sequence ATGACGGCATCCAGGGCGCATCGCCGCGGGCCGTCGCCTTCACTGGCACACGACGTGCACGCGCCGGCGCACAACGTCCACGCGGCGGACGACCACGCGCCGGCGAGCCGGGCCCGGCCCGCTGAGGCGGCCACGATCCCCGCGTCCCCCTTGACCCCTACGAGCCCCCTGACCCCCGTGACGCCCGTGATGCCCGTGAGTGAAGCCCACCTCCTGCGGACCACCGTCCCCGCCCACCCCTCGCGCGCGGCGGGCGTACGGGCCATGCTCGCCGAGCACCTCACCCACCTGCGGCTGCCGCCCGAGTGCCTCGACAACGCTGTCCTCGCCACCGACGAGCTGTTCGCCAACGCGGTCAAACACGGAAGTCCCGACCGCGGCGACATGATCACCGTCACCATCGAGTACACCGAGCCCGAGCTGCGCGTGACGGTCGCCGACCGCTCGCCCGACCTGCCGCGCCTGCGTACGGCGGATGGAGCCGAGGAGTCGGGACGAGGACTGGCCATCGTCGCCGCGCTGGCCGACGACTGGGGCACCGCACTGCCCGACCCGGGCTGCCCGGGCAAGAAGGTGTGGTTCACGCTGGTGCTTCAGGGGATGCCGTGA
- a CDS encoding SDR family NAD(P)-dependent oxidoreductase, which produces MSGGQAAVRRSGGTGWPGVLGKRVLVTGGTRGLGEQIVRLLAAEGARVATCARTALDLEALAASMDSAVFTRPLDVTAREELEEFVAASAKRFGGLDGVVACAGGSRGGGIEQADAEDWAATWEVNVGHTARLVRAAVPHLRAAGGGSAVVISSISGWKPGPHAQYGVAKSAQIHLAASLARELGPDGIRVNAVSPGSMLIPGRRWDRMRKEDPEAFAGFVAAELPGGEPVAPQEVARVVAFLLSDWSSGISGAHLPVDRAQNAPSPDGY; this is translated from the coding sequence GTGAGCGGGGGCCAGGCGGCGGTGCGACGGAGCGGGGGCACCGGGTGGCCGGGCGTGCTCGGCAAACGCGTACTGGTCACTGGTGGTACGCGGGGGCTCGGCGAGCAGATTGTGCGACTGCTGGCCGCCGAGGGCGCGCGGGTGGCGACCTGCGCGCGCACCGCGCTCGATCTGGAGGCGCTGGCCGCGTCGATGGACTCCGCCGTGTTCACCCGGCCGCTCGATGTCACCGCGCGTGAGGAACTGGAAGAGTTCGTCGCGGCCTCGGCGAAACGTTTCGGCGGCTTGGACGGGGTGGTGGCCTGCGCGGGCGGTTCTCGCGGAGGCGGCATCGAGCAGGCGGACGCCGAGGACTGGGCGGCGACCTGGGAAGTGAACGTCGGCCATACGGCGCGGCTGGTGCGGGCCGCGGTCCCGCATCTGCGGGCGGCGGGCGGCGGCTCGGCCGTGGTGATCTCCTCGATCTCCGGCTGGAAGCCGGGGCCACATGCTCAATACGGGGTCGCGAAGTCCGCGCAGATCCATCTGGCAGCGTCGCTCGCCCGCGAACTCGGTCCCGACGGCATCCGCGTGAACGCCGTCTCCCCCGGGTCGATGCTCATCCCCGGCAGGCGCTGGGACCGGATGCGCAAGGAGGATCCCGAGGCGTTCGCCGGGTTCGTGGCGGCGGAGCTTCCGGGCGGAGAGCCGGTCGCGCCGCAGGAAGTCGCCCGCGTAGTGGCGTTCCTGCTGTCGGACTGGTCGAGCGGGATCTCGGGCGCCCACCTGCCGGTCGACCGCGCCCAGAACGCCCCCTCCCCCGACGGGTACTAA
- a CDS encoding helix-turn-helix domain-containing protein translates to MSENRSGGSAPTVLRMVLGKRLRQLRERAGVSFEDAARAIEVTPLTVRRIEKAEVGLRIPYVRELLHTYGVPAAEIDDFLALAREANQPGWWYKYRDVLPEWFSAYVSLESEASVIRLYEPHYVPGLLQTPDYAAALMRVGFPNESKEDIARRVALRIKRQDLLAKPDAPAVWAVLDETVLRRPVGGAEVMRAQIDRLHEVLDMPKVRIQIMRFHVGAHPGAFGPFHHFRFGFSELPDVVYTESLAGAVYVDRPDDVVSYLEVLDRMSVQAEPVARTRAILGELRKEL, encoded by the coding sequence GTGAGCGAGAACCGCTCTGGCGGCAGCGCACCCACCGTCCTGCGGATGGTTCTCGGAAAACGGCTGCGCCAACTGCGGGAACGGGCAGGGGTGTCGTTCGAGGACGCGGCACGGGCCATCGAGGTCACTCCCTTGACGGTCCGCCGGATCGAGAAGGCCGAGGTCGGGCTCCGGATTCCGTACGTACGGGAGTTGCTGCACACCTACGGGGTTCCGGCGGCGGAGATCGACGACTTCCTCGCCCTGGCCAGGGAGGCCAACCAGCCCGGCTGGTGGTACAAGTACCGCGACGTACTGCCGGAGTGGTTCAGCGCCTACGTGAGCCTGGAGAGCGAAGCCAGCGTCATCCGCCTCTACGAACCCCACTACGTTCCCGGTCTGTTGCAGACCCCCGACTACGCCGCCGCGCTCATGCGCGTCGGCTTCCCCAACGAGTCGAAGGAGGACATCGCCCGCCGCGTCGCCCTGCGGATCAAACGCCAGGACCTGCTCGCCAAGCCGGACGCGCCCGCGGTCTGGGCCGTTCTGGACGAGACGGTGCTGCGCCGCCCGGTGGGCGGGGCCGAGGTGATGCGGGCTCAGATCGACCGGCTGCACGAGGTCCTGGACATGCCGAAGGTCCGGATCCAGATCATGCGCTTCCACGTGGGCGCCCACCCGGGCGCCTTCGGACCGTTCCACCACTTCCGCTTCGGCTTCTCCGAACTCCCCGACGTCGTCTACACGGAAAGCCTCGCCGGCGCGGTCTACGTCGACCGGCCCGACGACGTCGTCAGCTATCTCGAAGTACTGGACCGGATGTCCGTGCAGGCGGAGCCGGTCGCTCGAACCAGGGCCATCCTGGGTGAACTGCGTAAGGAGTTGTGA
- a CDS encoding DUF397 domain-containing protein has translation MGSVYSGMSAVDLGTEGWQKPWSGTNGGSCVEAKRLPDGSVAFRQSRDPEGPALVYSRDEMIAFLRGAKSGQADFLIA, from the coding sequence ATGGGATCCGTCTACAGCGGCATGTCCGCCGTCGATCTGGGAACCGAGGGCTGGCAGAAGCCCTGGAGCGGCACGAACGGCGGGAGCTGTGTCGAGGCCAAGCGGCTGCCCGACGGCAGCGTCGCCTTCCGTCAGTCCAGGGACCCCGAGGGGCCGGCGCTGGTCTATTCCCGGGACGAGATGATCGCGTTCCTGCGGGGCGCCAAGTCCGGGCAGGCCGACTTCCTGATCGCCTGA